A portion of the Gorilla gorilla gorilla isolate KB3781 chromosome X, NHGRI_mGorGor1-v2.1_pri, whole genome shotgun sequence genome contains these proteins:
- the LOC115932783 gene encoding sperm protein associated with the nucleus on the X chromosome A-like, with protein MNEQPSASGVKRSVPCDSNEADETMPETPNGDSDPQPAPNKRKTSEASTTVVVRYRRNVKRTSPGELVNDHSRENGINPLQMEEKEFMEIRVETPAK; from the exons ATGAACGAACAACCCAGTGCCAGCGGGGTGAAGAGGAGCGTCCCCTGTGATTCCAACGAGGCCGACGAGACG ATGCCGGAGACCCCAAATGGGGACTCAGACCCTCAACCTGCTCCtaacaaaaggaaaacatctGAGGCCTCCACCACAGTAGTGGTCCGCTACAGGAGGAACGTTAAAAGAACATCTCCAGGGGAATTGGTGAATGACCACTCCCgagagaacggaatcaaccccCTCCAAATGGAGGAGAAGGAATTCATGGAAATAAGGGTTGAAACACCTGCAAAGTAG